The following are encoded together in the Campylobacteraceae bacterium genome:
- a CDS encoding peroxiredoxin, with the protein MLVTKKAPDFTATTVLADGQIVDNFNLYENFGENGTVLFFYPLDFTFVCPSEIIAFSKRVADFKERGVNVIGVSVDSQFSHFAWRETDVKNGGIGRVNFPLVADITKSIARDYDVLLDDSVALRGSFLIDKDGTVRHAVINDLPLGRNIDEMVRMVDTMLFTNEHGEVCPAGWTKGDEGMTATTEGVAKYLGSNEDKL; encoded by the coding sequence ATGTTAGTAACAAAAAAAGCTCCAGATTTTACAGCTACAACTGTACTTGCTGATGGTCAAATCGTTGACAATTTTAACTTATATGAAAACTTCGGAGAAAACGGTACTGTTCTATTCTTTTACCCACTAGACTTTACTTTTGTTTGTCCTTCAGAAATCATTGCTTTCTCTAAAAGAGTAGCTGATTTTAAAGAAAGAGGTGTAAATGTTATTGGTGTTTCTGTTGATTCACAATTTTCTCACTTTGCATGGAGAGAAACTGATGTTAAAAATGGTGGAATTGGAAGAGTTAATTTTCCATTAGTTGCTGATATCACTAAATCAATTGCTAGAGATTATGATGTTTTACTTGATGATTCAGTTGCATTAAGAGGATCATTTTTAATTGACAAAGACGGAACTGTTAGACATGCAGTTATTAATGATTTACCATTAGGTAGAAATATTGATGAAATGGTTAGAATGGTTGATACTATGTTATTTACTAATGAGCATGGTGAAGTTTGTCCTGCTGGTTGGACTAAAGGTGACGAAGGTATGACTGCTACAACTGAAGGTGTTGCAAAATACTTAGGTTCTAACGAAGACAAACTATAA
- a CDS encoding NAAT family transporter, which translates to MDSSFSIISTAILLFFILDPFGNVPLLLSILKNIDKEKHHFIIIRETFIGLIILLVFLFFGEEFLSIFHLETHSITIAGAIIFFIISLKMIFPDANSELFSSKKGEDPLVVPIAMPMISGPAAIATLLVLSKTNPNETSNLFLSLLLAWFLSSLVLFFSPLLYKVLKTKGLNALERLMGMLLLIMSVQMFVDGIRTLLPTLS; encoded by the coding sequence ATGGATTCATCTTTTTCAATTATCTCTACAGCAATATTATTGTTTTTTATTTTAGACCCTTTTGGTAATGTACCTTTATTATTAAGTATTTTAAAGAATATTGACAAAGAGAAACATCATTTCATTATTATTAGAGAGACTTTTATTGGACTTATAATCTTATTAGTATTTTTGTTTTTTGGGGAAGAGTTTTTAAGTATTTTTCATCTAGAAACTCATTCTATTACCATAGCAGGTGCTATTATATTTTTTATTATTTCTTTAAAAATGATTTTTCCTGATGCTAATTCTGAATTGTTTTCTTCTAAAAAAGGAGAAGATCCTTTGGTTGTTCCTATTGCAATGCCAATGATATCTGGGCCTGCTGCTATTGCTACTTTATTGGTATTGTCTAAAACCAACCCCAATGAAACAAGTAATTTATTTTTGTCTTTACTGCTTGCATGGTTTTTATCTTCTTTGGTTTTATTTTTTTCTCCCTTATTGTATAAAGTACTTAAAACAAAAGGACTTAATGCTTTGGAGAGGTTAATGGGAATGTTACTTCTTATTATGTCTGTACAAATGTTTGTAGATGGTATAAGAACACTCTTACCAACACTTTCGTAA
- a CDS encoding histidine phosphatase family protein, which produces MLETNIYLIRHGQTKWNLEKRWQGSLNADLTQEGISQAHKAKDLMQEITLHKAYVSPLKRTIDTIAIILKESNLEAICVEGLKEISLGVWEGKTQDEIKKNDAVQTHNFWNESHLFDVIGAESFLEVQERMIKALENIFENNQGKNIVVVSHWVAIKVALAHYLEKDLSELSSIADPQNAQILRFQKIGEKVSIL; this is translated from the coding sequence ATGTTAGAAACGAATATATATTTAATCAGACATGGACAAACCAAATGGAACCTTGAAAAAAGATGGCAGGGTTCTTTAAATGCAGACTTAACACAAGAGGGTATATCTCAAGCGCATAAAGCAAAAGATTTGATGCAAGAAATTACACTTCATAAAGCTTATGTGAGTCCTTTGAAACGAACAATAGATACTATTGCCATTATTTTAAAAGAATCTAACTTAGAAGCTATTTGTGTAGAGGGATTAAAAGAGATATCTTTAGGTGTTTGGGAAGGTAAAACGCAAGATGAGATCAAAAAAAATGATGCAGTACAAACTCATAACTTTTGGAATGAATCTCATTTATTTGATGTGATCGGGGCGGAAAGTTTTTTAGAAGTACAAGAACGTATGATAAAAGCTTTGGAAAATATTTTTGAGAATAATCAAGGAAAAAATATTGTTGTTGTTTCTCATTGGGTGGCAATTAAAGTGGCACTGGCACACTATTTAGAAAAAGACTTAAGCGAATTATCAAGTATCGCTGATCCCCAAAATGCACAAATACTGCGTTTCCAAAAAATAGGAGAGAAGGTTAGTATTCTTTAA
- the ndk gene encoding nucleoside-diphosphate kinase: MEQTLSIIKPDAVAKNVVGQILSRFEAANLRIVATKKLQLSQADAEAFYAVHAERPFFADLVKFMISGPVVVTVLEGENAMQINRDLMGATNPKEAEAGTIRADFADSIDANAVHGSDSVENAKNEIAFYFATRELS; the protein is encoded by the coding sequence ATGGAACAAACATTATCTATCATTAAACCTGACGCAGTTGCAAAAAATGTAGTTGGTCAAATTCTATCTAGATTTGAAGCTGCAAACTTAAGAATTGTTGCTACAAAAAAGTTACAATTAAGCCAAGCTGATGCAGAAGCTTTTTATGCAGTTCATGCAGAAAGACCTTTTTTCGCTGATTTAGTTAAATTCATGATTTCTGGGCCAGTTGTTGTAACTGTTTTAGAAGGTGAAAACGCTATGCAAATCAATAGAGACTTAATGGGTGCTACTAACCCTAAAGAAGCAGAAGCTGGTACAATTAGAGCAGACTTTGCAGATTCAATTGATGCAAATGCAGTTCATGGTTCAGATTCTGTTGAAAATGCAAAAAATGAAATCGCTTTCTATTTTGCAACAAGAGAACTTTCTTAA
- the plsX gene encoding phosphate acyltransferase PlsX, translating into MLKIAIDAMGGDFGPEPIVDGLLAALKNNNKFTAIAVGDEEQLLRLIPEKYLNRIEILDTKDVISMSDSATDALKRKESTIYKAIELVRNNEAAAVVSAGHSGASMSLATLRIGRIKGVTRPAIATLMPTSENQNTLVLDVGANVDCDAKNLLEFAIMGQVYAEDVLELDEPIIGLLSNGEEESKGNEATKEAYKLISALPNFAGNIEGADIFKGTVDVVVCDGFIGNIVLKTAEGVADTIGLILKKNLKRSLISIAGAVLMRKVFKSLKVRVDYAEYGGAPLLGVKAPVIIAHGKSNPKAIKNAIFQAINAASSNLNQDIEDRLKKYKD; encoded by the coding sequence ATGTTAAAGATCGCAATTGATGCGATGGGTGGGGACTTTGGTCCCGAGCCTATTGTAGATGGACTTTTAGCGGCACTCAAAAACAACAACAAATTTACAGCTATTGCTGTAGGTGATGAAGAACAACTCCTAAGATTAATCCCCGAAAAATACCTTAATAGAATAGAAATACTTGATACTAAAGATGTAATATCTATGTCTGATTCTGCAACTGATGCATTAAAAAGAAAAGAATCAACTATTTATAAAGCCATTGAACTTGTAAGAAATAATGAAGCAGCAGCTGTTGTTTCAGCAGGACATTCAGGCGCTTCAATGTCTTTAGCTACTTTACGAATAGGTAGGATTAAAGGGGTTACTAGACCCGCAATTGCTACATTAATGCCAACAAGTGAAAATCAAAATACTTTGGTTTTAGATGTTGGTGCGAATGTAGATTGTGATGCAAAAAACCTTTTAGAATTTGCTATTATGGGACAAGTATATGCAGAAGATGTACTAGAACTTGATGAACCAATTATTGGTTTATTATCAAATGGTGAAGAAGAATCAAAAGGGAACGAAGCAACAAAAGAAGCTTACAAGCTAATTTCTGCGCTTCCAAATTTTGCTGGTAATATTGAAGGTGCTGATATCTTTAAAGGTACTGTTGATGTTGTTGTGTGTGATGGTTTCATTGGAAATATTGTATTAAAAACAGCAGAAGGTGTTGCTGATACTATTGGTTTGATTCTTAAAAAGAATCTAAAAAGATCATTAATATCAATAGCTGGTGCTGTTTTAATGAGAAAAGTATTTAAGAGTTTAAAAGTTAGAGTTGATTATGCTGAATATGGTGGAGCTCCTTTATTAGGGGTTAAAGCTCCTGTTATTATTGCCCATGGAAAATCCAATCCAAAAGCAATAAAAAATGCTATTTTTCAAGCAATTAATGCAGCTAGTTCAAATCTCAACCAAGATATTGAAGACAGATTAAAAAAATACAAAGACTAA
- a CDS encoding sulfite exporter TauE/SafE family protein yields MELSYLVLFYLFLSAFLAGFSKTSVGGLGIIVVLLMALAFDAKTSVGILLPMLIVADAFAVFYYRKDCDYTLLKKIFPTTAMGVILGYFIMDNLDKDVFEKTLGFVILLMLFIGYYLENKTIKPYQNNIILIVVGLGAGIATMLANAAGPLLAIYFLQLGLNKNTFVGTRSMYFLILNLFKLPFSIGLGLITFETLTLNMYFVPVIVVGAFLGVKFLKMINMSIFKTLIRFASVIVALKFLLF; encoded by the coding sequence ATGGAATTATCTTATTTAGTACTTTTTTATCTTTTTTTATCTGCTTTTTTGGCTGGTTTTTCTAAAACTTCTGTAGGTGGTCTTGGCATCATTGTTGTTTTATTAATGGCTTTGGCTTTTGATGCAAAAACATCTGTTGGCATTTTATTGCCAATGTTAATTGTTGCCGATGCTTTTGCTGTTTTTTATTATAGAAAAGACTGCGATTATACTCTGTTAAAAAAGATATTTCCAACAACCGCTATGGGTGTAATTTTAGGTTATTTTATTATGGATAATTTAGATAAAGATGTATTTGAGAAAACCTTGGGTTTTGTTATTCTATTAATGTTATTTATTGGTTATTACCTTGAAAATAAAACAATTAAACCCTATCAAAACAATATTATTCTTATTGTAGTTGGTTTAGGTGCAGGAATTGCTACTATGTTAGCAAATGCGGCAGGTCCTTTACTTGCTATTTATTTTTTACAATTGGGTTTAAATAAAAACACTTTTGTAGGTACAAGAAGCATGTATTTTTTAATTTTAAATCTCTTTAAATTACCTTTTTCAATTGGACTTGGATTAATTACTTTTGAAACACTTACGCTTAATATGTATTTTGTTCCTGTTATTGTAGTAGGTGCTTTTTTGGGGGTAAAATTCTTGAAAATGATAAATATGAGTATTTTTAAAACACTTATTCGTTTTGCATCTGTTATAGTTGCATTAAAATTTTTATTGTTTTAA
- a CDS encoding 4Fe-4S dicluster domain-containing protein: MAVRITDTCISCDACLDECPTESIVDNDDNPTGEDIYYVNPETCTECVGDNDEPACAEACPTEGCIVWDNPTTSGAVHNEAVVEE; the protein is encoded by the coding sequence ATGGCAGTAAGAATAACGGATACATGTATCTCATGTGATGCATGTTTAGATGAATGTCCAACAGAGTCAATTGTGGACAACGACGATAACCCAACTGGTGAAGATATTTATTATGTAAACCCAGAAACCTGTACAGAATGTGTTGGAGATAATGATGAACCAGCATGTGCAGAAGCCTGTCCAACAGAAGGATGTATTGTTTGGGATAATCCAACTACATCTGGTGCTGTTCATAATGAAGCAGTAGTCGAAGAATAA
- a CDS encoding sensor histidine kinase has product MILINILIFALVYLLFGQKVNTFFDHNLLAAAKSIKEKTLVEYDKLIVNLPYFSIDMLENNNKGHAFYSVQNEDGKIIAGFKNIPDPLNKENEIQFYYANYYDKEVRVIYLKTQILQKDSIYNATIKLAVTLDNREEVLREILLLVIFISLIIIITATVISKWGVKNALSPLYSLQKTLQSRDAHDLNPIHVKVPNEVQIMIDGINALLQRIKGNISYMERFNADVSHQLRTPLAELKAFVQLNDKKVDKNYYKKIKLIDSMAHTVNQLLFYAKTNPGAFNKEHFRTVNLVSLCQDIFEKIVPTIYDNNFEFEFIYSRKEININCDVILIEALVSNVINNSLKYAKNALGEDLITFEIKESKDCVYLIMKDKGEGIEEIHHKNVFERFVRLDCNTQGTGLGLNIVAQIVELHKAKVSLENTENEFCVIIEFKKEELFNT; this is encoded by the coding sequence ATGATTTTAATTAATATACTTATTTTTGCTCTGGTGTATTTATTATTTGGGCAAAAAGTAAATACCTTTTTTGATCACAATCTTTTAGCAGCCGCAAAAAGTATTAAAGAAAAGACGCTGGTTGAATACGATAAGTTAATTGTAAATCTGCCTTATTTTTCTATTGATATGCTTGAAAATAACAATAAAGGACATGCTTTTTATAGTGTTCAAAATGAAGATGGCAAAATAATTGCTGGTTTTAAAAATATTCCAGATCCATTAAATAAAGAAAATGAAATACAATTTTATTATGCAAACTATTATGATAAAGAAGTCAGAGTTATTTATTTAAAAACACAAATCTTGCAAAAAGACTCTATTTATAATGCAACCATTAAATTAGCTGTAACCTTAGACAATAGAGAAGAAGTATTAAGGGAGATATTATTACTTGTAATCTTCATTTCTCTTATTATCATTATTACAGCAACTGTTATTTCAAAGTGGGGAGTTAAAAATGCCCTTTCCCCTTTATACAGTTTACAAAAAACATTACAATCAAGGGATGCACATGATCTAAATCCCATCCATGTAAAAGTACCAAATGAAGTACAAATAATGATTGATGGTATTAATGCTTTATTACAAAGAATCAAAGGCAATATTTCTTATATGGAACGTTTTAATGCTGACGTTTCTCATCAATTAAGAACACCACTTGCTGAGTTAAAAGCTTTTGTACAACTCAATGATAAAAAAGTAGATAAAAACTACTATAAAAAAATAAAATTAATCGATAGCATGGCGCATACTGTTAATCAGCTTTTATTTTATGCTAAAACCAATCCTGGTGCTTTTAATAAAGAACATTTTAGAACTGTTAATCTTGTATCTTTATGCCAAGACATATTTGAGAAAATTGTGCCAACAATTTACGATAATAATTTTGAATTTGAATTTATTTATTCAAGAAAAGAGATTAATATTAATTGTGATGTTATTTTAATAGAAGCCTTAGTTAGTAATGTAATTAATAATTCATTAAAATATGCTAAAAATGCTTTAGGAGAAGATTTAATTACTTTTGAAATAAAAGAATCAAAAGATTGTGTCTATTTAATTATGAAGGATAAAGGAGAAGGTATTGAAGAAATACATCATAAAAATGTTTTTGAGCGTTTTGTACGATTAGATTGTAATACTCAAGGTACGGGTTTAGGATTAAATATTGTAGCTCAAATTGTAGAACTACATAAAGCTAAGGTATCGCTAGAAAATACAGAAAATGAGTTTTGTGTTATTATTGAATTTAAGAAAGAAGAACTCTTTAATACTTAA
- a CDS encoding SPFH/Band 7/PHB domain protein, with amino-acid sequence MESITMAVLPIALIIIAIIIIIQGLKIVPQSDMYVVERLGKYNKVLLGGLNFIIPFVDTVRTKLTTREQMVDIPKQAVITKDNVNISIDGIVFCKVDDAKEATYNIIDFKKAISNLAMTTLRSEIGSMELDSTLSNRESLNSKLQESLGAATQNWGVTITRVEISDISVPIEIEKAMNMQMEAERAKRATLTKAEADKEATIRNAEAFKQSEVLKAEAIERMADALKYEKEKIAEGEKSAMESINQAMKENKDASTFLLAKDSIAAFKALAQSSSVDKMILPYEVANSIGAVSLMGDAFFKGVSNGKPNS; translated from the coding sequence ATGGAAAGTATAACAATGGCAGTTTTACCTATAGCATTGATAATAATTGCAATTATTATCATAATACAGGGTTTAAAGATTGTACCTCAGTCTGATATGTATGTAGTAGAAAGACTAGGTAAGTACAATAAGGTACTTTTAGGTGGTTTAAATTTCATTATACCTTTTGTTGATACTGTTAGAACAAAATTAACAACAAGAGAACAAATGGTAGATATTCCTAAACAAGCCGTAATTACGAAAGATAATGTAAATATATCTATTGATGGCATTGTATTTTGTAAAGTTGATGATGCTAAAGAAGCTACTTATAATATTATTGATTTTAAAAAGGCTATCTCTAACCTTGCAATGACTACATTAAGAAGTGAAATTGGTTCAATGGAACTGGACAGCACGCTTTCAAACAGAGAATCGTTAAACTCTAAACTTCAAGAATCACTGGGAGCTGCAACTCAAAACTGGGGTGTTACTATTACAAGAGTAGAAATTAGTGATATATCCGTTCCTATTGAAATTGAAAAAGCAATGAATATGCAAATGGAAGCTGAGCGAGCTAAAAGAGCTACTTTAACCAAAGCAGAAGCAGATAAAGAAGCAACGATTAGAAATGCAGAAGCTTTTAAACAATCAGAAGTACTAAAAGCTGAAGCAATCGAAAGAATGGCCGATGCTTTAAAATATGAGAAAGAGAAGATTGCTGAAGGTGAAAAAAGTGCAATGGAAAGTATAAATCAAGCAATGAAAGAAAACAAAGATGCTTCTACATTCTTATTAGCAAAAGACAGTATTGCAGCATTTAAAGCACTTGCCCAAAGTTCATCTGTTGATAAAATGATTCTTCCTTATGAAGTAGCTAACAGTATAGGTGCCGTTAGTTTGATGGGGGATGCATTTTTTAAAGGAGTCAGTAATGGAAAGCCTAATTCTTAA
- the rpmF gene encoding 50S ribosomal protein L32 produces the protein MAVPKRRVSHSRAAKRRTHYKITLKRPVKDTDGTWKMPHTVNPNTGEYKN, from the coding sequence ATGGCAGTACCAAAAAGACGAGTCTCTCATTCCAGAGCGGCTAAAAGAAGAACACATTACAAGATTACATTAAAAAGACCTGTTAAAGATACTGATGGAACTTGGAAGATGCCTCATACGGTTAACCCTAACACTGGTGAATACAAAAACTAA
- the rho gene encoding transcription termination factor Rho — translation MEEPKTQANPNAKQNIKAKNTKNSPRKPRTHIPVDGYKIEKLRQLTLEELLVIANEVDVENPQELKRQELMFAILKSQIDAGGFILFTGILEIKDGGFGFLRAMDGNFSDTSNDSYVSATQIRKFALRTGDIVTGQVRPPNKESEKYYALLKIEAINYLPIKESKNRPLFDNLTPLYPTERYTFEYESERMTGRMLDLFAPMGKGQRGLIVAPPKTGKTELLKELAHGISRNHPDVHLMVLLIDERPEEVTDMQRSVKGEVYSSTFDLPAHNHVRVAEIVIEKAKRLVEMKKDVVILLDSITRLARAYNSVTPSSGKVLSGGVDSNALHKPKRFFGAARNIEEGGSLTIISTALIETGSKMDEVIFEEFKGTGNSEVVLGRKAANRRIYPALDIIKSGTRKEELLLDPEILQKTWILRNAIASMDEVEALKFLYSKMKKTKNNDAFFAGMNE, via the coding sequence ATGGAAGAGCCAAAAACTCAAGCAAACCCGAATGCTAAACAAAATATAAAAGCAAAAAATACGAAGAACAGTCCTAGGAAACCTAGAACACATATTCCTGTTGATGGATATAAAATTGAAAAATTAAGACAATTAACATTAGAAGAGCTCTTGGTTATTGCCAATGAAGTTGATGTTGAAAATCCTCAAGAACTCAAACGACAAGAATTGATGTTCGCAATTTTAAAATCTCAAATTGATGCAGGTGGTTTTATACTTTTCACAGGTATTTTAGAGATAAAAGACGGAGGTTTTGGATTTTTAAGAGCAATGGATGGAAATTTCTCTGATACCTCTAATGATTCTTATGTATCTGCTACGCAAATTAGAAAATTTGCTTTAAGGACAGGAGATATTGTAACTGGACAAGTACGACCTCCTAATAAAGAAAGTGAAAAGTATTACGCACTTCTAAAAATAGAAGCTATTAACTACCTACCTATAAAAGAATCAAAAAACAGACCTCTCTTTGACAACTTAACTCCTTTATACCCTACTGAACGTTATACTTTTGAATATGAATCAGAAAGAATGACAGGACGAATGTTAGATTTATTTGCTCCTATGGGTAAGGGACAACGTGGTTTAATTGTTGCTCCTCCAAAAACAGGAAAAACAGAGTTATTAAAAGAACTGGCACATGGAATTTCTAGAAATCATCCCGATGTACATTTAATGGTTTTATTAATTGATGAAAGACCAGAAGAAGTGACTGATATGCAACGTTCAGTTAAAGGAGAAGTGTATTCTTCTACTTTTGATTTACCAGCACATAATCATGTACGAGTGGCTGAAATTGTAATTGAAAAAGCAAAACGTTTAGTTGAAATGAAAAAAGATGTTGTTATTTTATTAGATTCTATTACGAGGTTAGCACGGGCTTATAACTCAGTAACACCTAGTTCTGGAAAAGTACTTTCTGGTGGAGTTGATTCAAATGCTTTACACAAACCAAAACGATTTTTTGGAGCTGCACGTAATATTGAAGAGGGTGGTTCTTTAACAATTATTTCTACTGCATTAATTGAAACAGGTTCTAAAATGGATGAAGTTATTTTTGAAGAATTCAAAGGTACTGGAAACTCAGAAGTTGTATTAGGTAGAAAAGCTGCAAATAGAAGAATTTATCCTGCCTTAGATATTATCAAATCAGGAACAAGAAAAGAAGAATTATTATTAGATCCAGAAATTTTACAAAAAACGTGGATTTTAAGAAATGCAATTGCTTCTATGGATGAAGTAGAAGCACTTAAATTCTTATACAGTAAAATGAAAAAAACAAAAAATAATGACGCCTTTTTTGCAGGTATGAACGAATAA
- a CDS encoding response regulator transcription factor has translation MKILVIEDNFTLADALESILTHANYIVDVFSDGEEGIYALKNHVYDLLILDLGLPKLDGIDILTQLRKEKNDIPVIIISARDKLDQRILGLHSGADDYICKPFEFEEILARIEAVLRRKNKKVEKSIIHNDLHFDLFTKTLRKNNIIVNLSKRENDILEYLLKNANNIISKNNLAQYITSFDEDFNPTAIETYISRLRKKLNTSIDLKTIRGLGYILKKPLYNE, from the coding sequence ATGAAAATACTAGTTATTGAGGACAATTTTACCCTAGCAGATGCACTTGAATCTATACTTACTCATGCCAATTACATTGTAGATGTATTTAGTGATGGAGAAGAAGGTATTTATGCATTAAAGAACCATGTGTATGATTTATTAATTCTTGACTTAGGACTTCCCAAACTTGATGGCATTGATATTTTAACGCAATTACGAAAAGAGAAAAATGATATTCCAGTTATTATTATTTCAGCTCGAGATAAATTGGATCAAAGAATATTGGGATTACACTCAGGAGCAGATGATTACATTTGTAAACCTTTTGAATTTGAAGAAATATTAGCCAGGATAGAAGCTGTATTAAGACGAAAAAATAAAAAAGTGGAAAAAAGCATTATACACAATGATTTGCACTTCGACTTATTTACAAAAACACTCAGAAAAAACAATATTATTGTCAATTTAAGTAAAAGAGAAAATGATATTTTAGAATACTTATTAAAAAATGCGAATAACATTATTTCAAAAAACAATCTTGCTCAATATATTACTTCTTTTGATGAAGATTTTAATCCAACCGCTATAGAAACCTATATTTCGCGTTTACGTAAAAAATTAAATACTTCTATAGATTTAAAAACAATAAGGGGCTTGGGATATATTTTAAAAAAACCTCTCTACAATGAATAA
- a CDS encoding ketoacyl-ACP synthase III, whose translation MAYAAFKSIGAYIPPKIMTNADFEKIIDTTDEWIVKRTGIRERRISEENEASSDLGYRAAEVAIKRAGINKEDIDLVICATVTPDYLCMPSTACLIASKLDLPPVQAFDISAACTGFVYALSIAKAFIEAGMKKNVLIVGAETYTSILDYTDRGTCFIFGDGAGAAMICATSNKDEAIIDVNCCSDGNYSDLIKTPGGGSLHPCSQEVLDQKMACIKMKGNETFKLAVKTLTSDVQVMMKKHNLINEDINHFIPHQANMRIIKAVGTALKLTEEQTVVTVDRYGNTSAASIPMAMNYAYEQGKIKAGHTILFDAFGSGLTWGSALFPFAGKE comes from the coding sequence ATGGCTTATGCAGCTTTTAAGTCTATTGGTGCTTATATTCCACCAAAAATAATGACGAATGCAGATTTTGAAAAAATTATCGATACCACCGATGAATGGATTGTCAAAAGAACAGGAATCCGAGAAAGAAGAATCTCTGAAGAAAATGAAGCATCATCTGATTTAGGATACAGAGCAGCAGAAGTTGCTATTAAAAGAGCAGGCATAAACAAAGAAGATATAGATTTGGTTATTTGTGCTACTGTGACACCTGATTATTTATGCATGCCTTCAACAGCATGTTTAATCGCATCAAAATTAGATTTACCACCTGTTCAAGCTTTTGATATTTCAGCTGCTTGTACTGGTTTTGTATATGCTCTTAGTATTGCAAAAGCATTTATTGAAGCTGGAATGAAAAAAAATGTTCTTATAGTTGGAGCTGAAACCTACACTTCTATTTTAGATTATACAGACAGGGGAACCTGTTTTATTTTTGGAGATGGTGCCGGTGCTGCAATGATATGTGCTACGTCTAATAAAGATGAAGCGATTATTGATGTTAACTGCTGCAGTGATGGTAATTATAGTGATTTAATTAAAACTCCTGGTGGCGGAAGTTTGCATCCATGCAGCCAAGAAGTTTTGGATCAAAAAATGGCTTGCATTAAAATGAAGGGAAATGAAACCTTTAAACTTGCAGTTAAAACCCTGACTTCTGATGTTCAAGTTATGATGAAAAAACATAATTTAATTAATGAAGATATTAATCATTTTATACCACATCAGGCAAATATGAGAATTATTAAAGCTGTTGGAACTGCTTTAAAACTTACTGAAGAACAAACTGTTGTAACTGTTGATAGATACGGTAATACATCAGCAGCTTCTATTCCTATGGCTATGAATTATGCTTATGAACAAGGTAAAATTAAAGCAGGTCATACTATTTTATTTGATGCTTTTGGTTCTGGTCTTACTTGGGGTTCTGCTCTTTTTCCTTTTGCAGGAAAAGAATAA
- a CDS encoding nodulation efficiency protein D translates to MESLILNPLDPFLLIGLGFLLIASEMLVTAFVMLWFGLGIIIVGIISYFYSYTDGIWQLASASIIALLLLIVLRNKFVRKFLSPVDKLPEENFLNEEGQGVIKDGKVYYKSIFWTPSDLANINDFEEGEVVDVLEALKGKAKIRKIIKK, encoded by the coding sequence ATGGAAAGCCTAATTCTTAATCCTCTCGATCCTTTTCTTTTAATTGGTTTAGGGTTTTTATTAATAGCAAGCGAGATGCTTGTTACTGCATTTGTTATGCTTTGGTTTGGTCTTGGTATCATCATTGTAGGTATAATTAGTTATTTCTATTCATATACTGATGGTATCTGGCAATTAGCCAGTGCTTCAATTATTGCACTCTTGTTGTTAATAGTTTTACGAAATAAGTTTGTTCGTAAGTTTTTAAGTCCTGTAGATAAATTACCTGAAGAGAATTTCTTAAACGAAGAAGGGCAAGGAGTTATAAAAGATGGAAAGGTTTATTATAAATCTATTTTTTGGACTCCTTCTGATCTTGCGAATATTAATGATTTCGAAGAAGGTGAGGTTGTTGATGTCCTTGAGGCTTTAAAAGGCAAGGCAAAAATTAGAAAAATAATAAAAAAGTAG